Within Elizabethkingia sp. JS20170427COW, the genomic segment AAGTGATATTCTTGAAATCTTAAAATTCCAGAAAGAAAATAAACTCAATAATATCCAAACGGCTAGGCATTTCAAACTAAGTAGAAATACCCTAGCAAAATGGAAGAGCATTCACTCCTTATCATAGCAAATAGGCTTTCTCACAACAGAGAAAGCCTATTTCATTTTTATTATTCGATGGAGATTAATCGACTACTTCACCATAAAGATCAAATTCTTCAGCGGAAGTAATTTTCACATTTACAAATTCACCCATGCTGATATAAACACCCTCAGCCGGAACCAATACGGTATTATCCACATCTGGGGAATCAAATTCGGTTCTTCCCACAAAGTAATTTCCTTCTTTTCTATCGAATAGACATCTGAAGGTTTTCCCTACTTTCTCTTGATTAATTTCAAAAGAAATCTGTTGTTGTATCTCCATGATTTCTTCTACTCTTCTTTCTTTCACCTCTTCTGGTACATCATCTTCAAACTCGAAAGCTCCTGTATTTTCTTCATGAGAATAGGTGAAACAACCTAAACGATCAAAACGTTGTTCTTTTACCCAGTTTTTTAATTCCTCAAACTGTTCTTCTGTCTCACCAGGGAAACCTACAATAAGCGTAGTACGGATTGCCATCTGAGGAACTTTTCCTCTAAACTTCGCCAACAAGGCATTGGTTTTTTCATGAGAAGTACCTCTCTTCATTCTCTTCAACACCTCATCATTGATATGTTGTAAAGGAATATCAATATAGTTACAAATTTTAGGCTCGTTTTTAATAATTTCCAGTACATCTTCTGGGAAACCTGTTGGGAAGGCATAGTGCAATCTTATCCATTCGATACCTTCTACCTTTACCAACTCTTTTAGTAAATCTCCTAAAGCTCGTTTTTTATATAAATCTAAACCATAGAAGGTAAGATCCTGAGCGATAAGAATTAACTCTTTCACTCCATTTTTTGCTAAGTTTTCAGCTTCTTTTACCAAATTTTCAATTGGAGTTGAAATGTGTCCACCACGCATCAAAGGAATCGCACAGAAAGTACATGGCCTGTCGCAACCTTCAGAAATTTTTAAGTAAGCATAATGCTTTGGAGTGGTAGTAAGACGTTCCCCAACCAGCTCATGCTTATAATCTGCCCCTAATTGTTTCAATAAAATAGGAAGCTCTCTTGGCCCCATGAAGTATTGATCTACATCTGGAATTTCTTGCTCCAAATCTGGCTTATATCTCGCAGATAAACATCCCGTTACAAATACTTTTTCTACTTTACCTTCCTTTTTAAGCTCTACATACTCCAAAATAGTATTAACACTCTCTTCTTTCGCATTATCGATAAAACCACAAGTATTAATCACTACTATATCTCCTTTTTCTTCATGAACCACATCTTTGCCACTGGCTTTTAATTGGCCCATAATTACTTCAGAATCATAGACATTTTTGGAGCAACCTAAGGTTACTAAATTAATTTTCTTTTTATGTGAAGATTTTGTACGCATAATATTTTTTCAGGTTGCAAAGATAAGAATTTTAATACAATAGCTTCAAGCCTACATCCTTGGGATGCCTTATAACATGCATGATTAGTCTTATTCTAAATAAGAAAAACTGGCAAATATTTTCTTACATTATTTTAAAATTATATTTGCTATTTCCTCTAATTTTCTGGTCTGCTGGGTAGAAACTGGATAAATTTCTGGAGATTTAGCCCACTGCACTTCCATTTTATAAAACTCTTGTGGAGCCGTAAATTTTCCTTGTTCTGCATTTTGGATAAACAACTTCCATCTTTGAGTATATAAAGAACCTAATAATCCTTTCCACTCTTTGTGCGCATAATCTCTAAGGCTTGTTTTAGGATAGTCATCAGGACCCCAAAAAGTGATTTGTGCTTTTGCATTATAGAGTGCTAAATCTTTATCTGGTAGGTTTTCAGCATAATTTTCAGCTTGTTGTAACCAACGATTAAGGGTGAAATAAGGGCTATAAGAAAGCAACTCATCTTGAAGTTTTATCATTGCCAAAAACTTACTCCCTACAGCAGAAATCTAAGCCTTATCTTGTTCATTAATCGCCCATACCAATTCATCGTAAGTAGCATCTCCTTTATTGGCTAACACTTTACTTTATTGGCTAACACTTTACGAAGAAAATCTACCCTATCGGCAAGATAAGTTTCGGAATTTTTAAAATCTACAGCAGCCTTATTAAACAACTTTACAGCCTTTTTAAATTGATGAATATCGTAATTTCTCTTTCGAGTTCCCCCATGAAGAAACAGGATTAACATCCATAGAAGGGCGAGCACAAAAAATACTTTCCGAAGGGCCTTCTTGATAAATTTCTGGACTACTATAGGCTGTTTTCAATAATATTTTCCAAGCTTCATTTAGCTTTTCATTTTTCTTACCGTATCTGTATTCTATATACCCTTGTATCCAATCTTCTAAACTAGGCTTTTCAGAATACCATGCCATATCCAACATAAGGTCATAAGCTACAGGGTTGTTATAAATACCTTCAGGGATTATGCCTACTCCTTTTAGGTATTATTGGTAAGGACTTTGTTTTGCTCTCCATACCTCATCAATAAATCGTTGTAGCTTCCCATATAGTCCATTTTTTTTCATCAAAATTGGAAACATTAGACCATATAAACGGGGTTCCATTATAAGCTTCTCTCTTCTCCCAATTATTGGTATTTTCGCCAAAAAGCTCTATCACTAAAGTTTTCTTTTTGTCAACACCTTTCAGTATTTGATTGGAAGGATTATTTTGCCATCCCTGTAATACCCAAGTACTATTTGGAAAATGCTTTTGCATAGTGCTTTGGATTTTAGAAGCTACTTTTGCTACTTCTATCGTTCCTGACTTTCCTCCTTCATGAAAAGGTTCTCCTCCAAAATAATGAATCTTCTTGCCGTACAATTTCTTCAATTCTTGATAATACACATCGGCAATCTTACCGAAGTGCGAAGAAGTTGAAATAATAATTCCTGGTCTAATAGACTCTCTGCCTACCCAGTGTCCTTGGTCTATTACCGTTGCATTTTTAAAGCCAGGCAATTTAGATGTTAAATCATGAGGAACCATCCCATAAAAACCTTGTAGAATTGGCTCTATCCCCAATTCATCCATTCTTTTTAAGATTTTTTGTTGAAGCTGTGCTTGCTGTTGTATGCTTTCTAAACTAACTTTTCCTCCCCAACCTTCAAGATTCCCTATTAGCCACCATGCTGTAAATGCAGGTCCAGAGATAAAACTTAAAGATTGCTCTCTTGTATAGCCCAATCGGGTAAGGGTGTTGTACCAAACCAATTCTGTTCCCACAGGAGCTAGCATTAGATTTACTCCGCTTAAAGCCATCCAATCCAATTCTCTCTCCCAATCCTCCCAAGTATAAAAACTATATGAGTAGTTGATGATACAATAATTAAGTGCATACCTATATTCAGCAAAAGTTTCTTTTTCAATAGGATTTTTTACTTCTGGCAATGTTTTTAAAGCTTGTACATTATCCCCAAATGAGAAATACTTTGGTGTGCATAATGTTTTACATACGAGTCCACGGCTTTACTGGCCGCACTTATAGAAGAAGCAGAAATGTATAACTGGTTGTTTTTAGTTTGAAGAATGAAGCGATCTTTTTGCCCTTGAGAAGGAATACTCTTCAGCTGAAGATGATTTTCCAACCAAGGAAATTGTCGTTTTACGAGTTTTTTTACCGCATTAAAATTTTGAGCTTGAAAGCTAAATAAACTCATGCTCAATAAAAAAATTACAATTCGAGTTTTAAAAGTCATGGTGGTTAATTAATTTTCCATAAAAATAAAAAAACTTCCTACAAGGAGGAAGTTTTCATGAAATATTGATTTTAATTTTATTTATTTTTAGACTTTATCATTGCCTCTAAAGTATCCCATAATTCTGTTGGTATTTTTTCTAACAAATTAAATTGTCCTGCTCCTTGCAACCATTCGCCACCGTCTATGGTAACTACTTCGCCATTAATATACGCGGAATAATCTGACACTAAAAAGGCTGCTAAGTTTGCCAATTCTTGATGCTCTCCTACTCTACGCAAAGGAACTTTTTTACTCATATCAAATTTTTCTGCCAAATCTCCTGGCAACAATCTTTCCCATGCCCCTTTAGTAGGGAAAGGCCCTGGAGCAATTGCGTTACTTCGTATCCCATATTTAGCCCATTCAACAGCCAAACTTCTAGTCATTGCCAACACCCCAGCCTTTGCCGTTGCCGATGGAACCACGTAGGCAGATCCTGTCCAAGCATAAGTAGTCACAATATTCAAGATGGTACCTGGCTGCTGAGCATCTATCCAATGTTTTCCTATTGCAAGCGTACAATTTTTACTTCCTTTTAAAACGATATCTATAATCACATCAAAGGCATTGGCAGATAACCTTTCTGTAGGACTGATAAAATTACCTGCAGCATTGTTAAGCAAGATATCGATTTTACCAAATTCTTTCAAAGTAACATCTCTCATGGCTTCT encodes:
- the rimO gene encoding 30S ribosomal protein S12 methylthiotransferase RimO; amino-acid sequence: MRTKSSHKKKINLVTLGCSKNVYDSEVIMGQLKASGKDVVHEEKGDIVVINTCGFIDNAKEESVNTILEYVELKKEGKVEKVFVTGCLSARYKPDLEQEIPDVDQYFMGPRELPILLKQLGADYKHELVGERLTTTPKHYAYLKISEGCDRPCTFCAIPLMRGGHISTPIENLVKEAENLAKNGVKELILIAQDLTFYGLDLYKKRALGDLLKELVKVEGIEWIRLHYAFPTGFPEDVLEIIKNEPKICNYIDIPLQHINDEVLKRMKRGTSHEKTNALLAKFRGKVPQMAIRTTLIVGFPGETEEQFEELKNWVKEQRFDRLGCFTYSHEENTGAFEFEDDVPEEVKERRVEEIMEIQQQISFEINQEKVGKTFRCLFDRKEGNYFVGRTEFDSPDVDNTVLVPAEGVYISMGEFVNVKITSAEEFDLYGEVVD
- a CDS encoding alpha-N-acetylglucosaminidase C-terminal domain-containing protein is translated as MSAVGSKFLAMIKLQDELLSYSPYFTLNRWLQQAENYAENLPDKDLALYNAKAQITFWGPDDYPKTSLRDYAHKEWKGLLGSLYTQRWKLFIQNAEQGKFTAPQEFYKMEVQWAKSPEIYPVSTQQTRKLEEIANIILK
- a CDS encoding alpha-N-acetylglucosaminidase C-terminal domain-containing protein, with the translated sequence MLILFLHGGTRKRNYDIHQFKKAVKLFNKAAVDFKNSETYLADRVDFLRKVLANKVKC
- a CDS encoding alpha-N-acetylglucosaminidase C-terminal domain-containing protein, whose product is MAWYSEKPSLEDWIQGYIEYRYGKKNEKLNEAWKILLKTAYSSPEIYQEGPSESIFCARPSMDVNPVSSWGNSKEKLRYSSI
- a CDS encoding alpha-N-acetylglucosaminidase TIM-barrel domain-containing protein, with product MPEVKNPIEKETFAEYRYALNYCIINYSYSFYTWEDWERELDWMALSGVNLMLAPVGTELVWYNTLTRLGYTREQSLSFISGPAFTAWWLIGNLEGWGGKVSLESIQQQAQLQQKILKRMDELGIEPILQGFYGMVPHDLTSKLPGFKNATVIDQGHWVGRESIRPGIIISTSSHFGKIADVYYQELKKLYGKKIHYFGGEPFHEGGKSGTIEVAKVASKIQSTMQKHFPNSTWVLQGWQNNPSNQILKGVDKKKTLVIELFGENTNNWEKREAYNGTPFIWSNVSNFDEKKWTIWEATTIY
- a CDS encoding alpha-N-acetylglucosaminidase N-terminal domain-containing protein, whose amino-acid sequence is MTFKTRIVIFLLSMSLFSFQAQNFNAVKKLVKRQFPWLENHLQLKSIPSQGQKDRFILQTKNNQLYISASSISAASKAVDSYVKHYAHQSISHLGIMYKL
- a CDS encoding SDR family oxidoreductase; this translates as MKYTEGMLREDALKDKVAIVTGGGSGLGKSMSKYFLELGAKVVITSRNLEKLKTTAQELEAETGGKVLAVACDVRNYNEVEAMRDVTLKEFGKIDILLNNAAGNFISPTERLSANAFDVIIDIVLKGSKNCTLAIGKHWIDAQQPGTILNIVTTYAWTGSAYVVPSATAKAGVLAMTRSLAVEWAKYGIRSNAIAPGPFPTKGAWERLLPGDLAEKFDMSKKVPLRRVGEHQELANLAAFLVSDYSAYINGEVVTIDGGEWLQGAGQFNLLEKIPTELWDTLEAMIKSKNK